A window from Methanosarcinales archaeon encodes these proteins:
- a CDS encoding glycerol-3-phosphate dehydrogenase/oxidase, whose product MKRDVDRLSNKIYDLLVIGGGIYGSTVAWDAASRGLSVALLDKGDFGGKTSSNSQKIIHGGLRYIQHGDISRMRESIRERVNMMRIAPHLVHPMPCLIPTYGRFMRYAMFLAMNIYDILSLDIKNLKDPQKHIPRGKIISKEECLRMVPGIKKEELTGGVIWYDAQVYNTERMVLSYIQSAEKAGADVANYVEVVGFLKNGSRIEGVKTRDSLDGTEREVRAKIVLNASGPWVDQVLDLVETHDCRILLSKMMILVVDRQFAKNYAFGIPFKTKYKDDDAIVNKNYRFLFITPWRGYSLVGAMQQLYCGSPDYYKVNEDDIQNFIEEVNNALPYASLTRKDVSFYYGGLLPIDKVNPDGDIKVTKRYKILDHEVEGINGLISIVGVKYTTARDVASKVTDLIFKKLEKKPPKCTTMETQIHGGEIVEFNDFIENAIENRPHELSEDIIRHLVYNYGSEYINILKYIDENPILGQRITDNSYVIKGEILHGIREEMAQKLSDVVLRRTELGTAGHPGEECLKTCADIMAKELGWNKVKIQEELKDVRKIYAV is encoded by the coding sequence ATGAAAAGAGATGTAGATAGACTATCTAATAAAATATATGATTTGCTGGTCATAGGTGGTGGTATTTACGGATCCACAGTTGCATGGGATGCTGCATCAAGAGGGTTATCAGTAGCATTATTAGACAAAGGTGATTTTGGGGGAAAAACTTCTTCAAACAGCCAGAAAATAATCCATGGAGGTCTAAGATATATTCAACATGGTGACATCAGCAGGATGCGAGAATCTATACGTGAAAGAGTGAACATGATGCGAATCGCACCACATTTGGTGCATCCAATGCCTTGTTTGATACCAACCTATGGTCGATTCATGAGATATGCTATGTTTCTAGCAATGAATATCTATGATATTTTAAGCTTAGATATCAAAAATTTGAAAGATCCTCAGAAACATATCCCCAGGGGTAAGATCATTTCTAAAGAGGAATGTCTTAGAATGGTTCCTGGTATTAAAAAAGAGGAGCTGACTGGGGGTGTGATCTGGTATGATGCACAGGTCTACAATACTGAGCGTATGGTTCTTTCATATATTCAGTCTGCTGAAAAAGCTGGAGCTGATGTGGCTAATTATGTTGAAGTGGTAGGTTTTTTAAAAAACGGAAGTCGTATAGAAGGAGTAAAAACCAGAGATTCACTTGACGGAACAGAAAGAGAGGTTCGGGCAAAAATTGTTTTAAATGCAAGTGGGCCATGGGTGGATCAGGTTTTGGATCTTGTGGAAACGCATGATTGCAGAATCCTTTTATCTAAAATGATGATTCTGGTTGTTGATCGCCAATTTGCAAAGAATTATGCATTTGGAATTCCATTCAAGACGAAATATAAGGATGATGACGCCATTGTAAACAAGAACTACCGTTTCCTATTTATTACACCATGGAGAGGTTATTCTTTAGTTGGAGCTATGCAACAGTTGTATTGCGGCAGTCCAGATTATTATAAGGTAAATGAGGACGATATTCAGAACTTCATTGAAGAAGTAAATAATGCTTTACCATATGCTTCGCTTACACGCAAGGATGTTTCATTTTATTATGGGGGTCTACTACCCATTGATAAAGTTAATCCAGACGGAGATATTAAAGTAACTAAACGTTATAAAATTTTGGACCATGAGGTAGAAGGGATCAATGGATTGATCTCAATTGTGGGAGTTAAATATACAACAGCCAGGGATGTGGCTTCGAAGGTAACTGATCTAATCTTTAAGAAACTTGAAAAGAAACCACCCAAATGTACCACCATGGAAACCCAAATTCATGGAGGAGAAATAGTAGAATTTAATGATTTTATTGAAAATGCGATTGAAAATAGACCTCATGAATTAAGTGAAGATATAATCCGGCATCTTGTCTATAATTATGGTTCTGAATATATAAATATACTAAAATATATTGATGAGAATCCCATTTTGGGTCAGAGGATAACTGATAATTCGTATGTTATTAAAGGTGAAATACTTCATGGGATCAGGGAAGAGATGGCACAAAAGTTATCCGATGTTGTTTTAAGGCGCACCGAGTTGGGCACTGCAGGACATCCGGGTGAAGAATGCCTGAAAACATGCGCCGATATAATGGCAAAAGAGTTAGGATGGAATAAAGTTAAAATTCAAGAAGAATTAAAAGACGTGAGAAAAATATATGCGGTTTGA